The Chrysemys picta bellii isolate R12L10 chromosome 24, ASM1138683v2, whole genome shotgun sequence genomic interval GTGAAGATGCTGCATTTACCAGCTCCTGTGTCTTTCAGATTCTCCTGGGATCCTGCAATTTGAAGTTTGCCCCCTCTCCGATTCCTGTTTCAGTGTATCCTTTCAGCATCCTGTGAATGACTCCCTGGTGTGTGGTGAGTAGGGGTCAGTGAaaagcatgtgtttaaaaatGGATTTCAGGTGAAaatagggttgggtttttttgtttgtttgttttgccactACAGTTGGAAGTTGAATGTCTCCCAAACACCTTCTCTCTGTCTTTCAGTGGTCATGGATGTGCAGGACTCCACACATGTGAACTGTAAACTATATAAAGGGCTCTCTGATGCTCTCATCTGTACAGATGACTTCATTGCCAAAGTTGTTCAAAGGTAAACCAGGCCTTCTCTGTGTTGCTATTAGATGCTACTCAGAGCATCTTTTATAAATCCCCAGAACTAGCACCCAGATACTGGTGGGCACTTCACAAATATCTAGACGACAGTGGTTCTACAGGTCATTTTTCTGCAGAAAGATCCCCTTGTAGATCACCTGCTATCTCGTTCAGACTATCCGCCAtagttatttataaagcactACAGTTTGTTCAGCCAAAGGGAGTGCTTGATAGCTGAATATTTGTAGTGTCTAAAGAAACTGAGTTAATCAGTAACTCTTGCTTAACAATCATTGTTATAAGCGTGCGACATAGATTTCTAGCCTCCTCAAATCTATGTATAATAGTAATAgcgctacaataatacaaataaataataatgcctAGAGCTTTTGTAGCAAttctcatccatagatctcaaagcacttcacaaatgaCTTAAGTAGCATTattcccattatacagatggggaaactgaggcacagaagtttAAAGTCATATGCCCAAGGTCACCGAGCAGGCAAGTGGCAGAGACGGGACTATAAGCCAAGTCACCTGAGCCTCTGTCTAATGCCCTGTCTACTGGTACATACTGCTTCCATTATCCTTTCTATTTCTTAGCTACAAAAGAGACAAAATATCATTAAAAGACTTTTTCTGAATTCTGGTGAACACCTCTGGGTGGCATCATTCCAGAACTCCATTTCTAATGCACTTCAACTTTTGTTGAGAGTTTTCTACGCCAGCCTTGGACAAAATCTACTAGATTTGAAGCCATTCATCCTTTGTCTGTGGATTTCAGGCAAAGGATGGTCAGGAGAAAGGGAGGCGAAACCAGGGTTGTATTGGAATCTCAGTTCCAACTTTAACTGCGGAGCAGCAACTGCTGACCTTATTAAATATCCGTTTTCTGGGTGCCTGTCTTAGTTGAACGTGTTTTCAGGCTTCGTGATGAGCTCGCAGTTGCCTTCAAAGTCTCTGCCTCCCTTTGAATTAGAGGGTGACTCACTCACGGTTCCAACATTTGATAGCCCCGCCCCCAGGCTTTACATTTACACAGGCTCTTTATCAAAATGGCTCAGCCCCAGGCAACATTGGAAGCATTTAGAAAACGACTAGGTGTTAATAATGCTCTGCACATGCAGAGACCCTACAGACGTCCTTATCAATATTGATGAATTACCTACCTTACAGGTCAGTCTGATCattcctattttatagatggggaaactgaggcacagattaagTTGacatacccaaggtcacacatggagcctgtggcagagctgggaacagaacctatCCCTCCTAACACCCAATCTCTTTAGCGACAGGATCATCCTTCTCTTAAGTATTACTTAGTTACTAATTATTAAAGTTTGATTGTCATTAAAAATGTAGCAGATAATATTAATGAAGGCAATGTAGAGAGGCACTGTTGTTCAATGGCTAGAGGAGTATGACAGAGTAGCTATGAATAGATACAGCAGGGAACAAAAGATGCTAAATTCTGGCAATTCCTGGCTCAGTTGCTGTCTTGccatgtgacctggggcaagtctctTGCGATTTGCATTAGTTTACCGTCCTGCAAAAGGGGGATAATTCCTAACTCTCAGAGCTTCTGTGAATCCTGTAATGTTTTTAGAACTCTTTAGTTGACAGTTTCTAGAAATGAGCAAATTGCATACTAAATCCTTCACACTTTCTGTCTTGCAGATGTATGTCCATTCCTGTGACGATGAGAGCCATTCGTAGAAAGGCAGAAACCATTCAGGCAGATACACCAGCCCTGTCCCTTATTGCAGAGACAGTAGAAGACATGGTGAAGAAAAACCTTCCCCCCGCCAGCAGCCCAGGGTACGGCATGACCACAGGCAACAACCCAATGAGTGGTACCACTACACCAACAAACACTTTTCCGGGGGGGCCCATCACTACCCTGTTTAACATGAGCATGAGCATGAAAGAGAGGCATGACTCGGTGGGCCATGGGGAGGACTTCAGCAAAGTGTCTCAGAACCCTATTCTCACTAGTTTGTTGCAGATCACAGGGAATGTGGGGTCTACCATAGGCTCAagtccaacccctccccatcacaCGCCACCACCAGTATCCTCACCAGCAAGCAACACCAAGAACCACCCGATGCTCATGAACCTCCTTAAAGACAATCCTCCTCAGGACTTCTCCACTCTGTATGGGAGCAGCCCTCTTGAAAGGCAGAActcttcttctggctcccccaGAATGGAAATGGGCCCTGGGGGgaacaagcaaaagaaaaaaaaatctcgcACGCCAGCAGACAAGCCCAAGCATCAAACTGAGGATGATTTTCAGAGAGAGCTGTTTTCAATGGACGTTGATTCCCAGAACCCGATTTTTGATGTCAACATGACCGCTGACACTCTGGATACCCCTCATATTACTCCAGCGCCCAGTCAGTGCAGCACTCCGCCTACTACGTACCCCCAGCCTATACCTCACTCTCAGCCCAGTATTCAGAGGATGGTTCGGCTTTCCAGTTCAGACAGCATTGGAGCTGATGTTACTGATATCCTTTCTGATATAGCCGAGGAAGCTGCCAAGCTCCCCAGCGCTAATGAGGACTGTCCACCCATCGGAACGCCTGTAAGAGACTCTTCTAGTTCAGGACATTCACAAAGTGCCCTATTTGACCCCGATGTCTTTCAGACAAATAGTGAGAACCCGTACACTGATCCAGCCGACCTTATAGCAGATGCTACTGTGAGCCCAAACAGCGACTCTTCAAACCATTTTTTCCCAGACGGAGTCGATTTCAATCCTGACTTACTGAACAGTCAGAGTCAAAGTGGCTTTGGGGAGGAGTACTTCGATGAGAGCAGTCAGAGTGGAGATGCTGACGATTTCAAGGGCTTTGCATCCCAGGCGCTAAGTAGTTTGGGAGTGCAAGTGTTGGGGGGTGATGGGggagaaaataaatttaaaggAAGCAGTCAGGCAGACCTGGTTGACTTTAGTATTATTGCAGCTGCGAGCAAAACCCTGGGGTCCTCTGACATTATGGAGCATCATAGTGGAAGCCAGAGCCCTTTACTAAGTACAGGGGATTTGGGAAAGGAAAAGTCTCAGAAACGGGTAAAAGAAGGCAATGGCTCTGGGAGTAGTTTATCGGGTCCTGGGCTAGATGGTAAACCAGGAAAACGCAGCCGGACCCCGTCCAGTGATGGTAAAAGTAAAGAAAAGCTCCCAAAGCGGAAGAAAGCGGACATAGAAGGGAAATCTCCCTCTCATAGTTCATCGAACAGACCTTTCACCCCACCAGCAAGCTCTGGTGGGTCAAAATCTCCTGGAAGTTCAGGCAGATCTCAGACTCCTCCTGGCGTAGCCACTCCTCCTATTCCAAAAATCACAATTCAGATCCCCAAAGGGACAGTGACTGTTGGCAAACCTTCACACGGCCAGTATACAAGCAGTGGCTCTGTCTCCTCAAGCAGCAAAAGCCATCACagccattcctcctcctcttcctcctcctcttctgcctcaGGCAAAGTAAAAAGCAGCAAATCAGAAGGGTCTTCTGGCTCAAAGATGAGCAGCAGTCTCTACCTGAGCCAAGGTGGATCAGGTTCAGGGCAGTCAAAAAGCTCCGCTCAGTCTGTGGGAAAGCCTGGGTCCTCCCCTATCACCAAACATGGCCTCAGCAGCAGTTCCGGAGGTACCAAGATGAAGCCTCAAGGGAAGCCTTCATCACTTATGAACCCTTCCATGAGTAAACCAAACATTTCTCCTTCACATTCTAGACCATCAGGGGGTTCTGACAAGCTTGCCTCTCCAATGAAACCTGTTCCAGGTACTCCCCCGTCATCAAAAGCGAAATCGCCTATCAGTTCGGGTTCTGGGGGCTCACATATGTCTGGGACTGGATCAGGGTCAAATATGAAGTCCTCTTCAGGAATGGGATCGTCTGGGTCCATGTCCCAGAAACCACCTCCTTCATCAAACTCTTCTGCAGCATCTTCATCTTCCTTTTCATCTGGTGGTTCTTCCATGTCTTCATCTCAGAACCAGCATGGAAGCTCCAAGGGCAAATCTCCAAGCAGAAACAAGAAGCCATCCTTGATTGCAGTCATAGACAAACTTAAACATGGAGTTGTTACTAGTGGGCCTGGAGGTGAAGACCcaatggatggacagatggggcCAAGTTCCAATTCCTCAAGCCATTCTTTGTCCTCCAAACACAACATGTCTGGAGGCGAATttcaggggaagagggagaaaagtgACAAAGACAAATCTAAAGTCTCTGTTTCTGGAGGATCTGTTGACTCTTCCAAGAAGACTTCGGATTCCAAAAACATTGGTAGTACTGGAGTGGCCAAGATTATCATCAGCAAACACGATGGTGGTTCCCCTAGCATAAAAGCCAAAGTAACCTTGCAgaaacctggggaaggaggtggggataGTTTAAGGCCTCAGATGGCTTCTTCCAAAAGCTATGGATCCCCTCTGATCAGTGGGTCTACTCCAAAGCATGAACGCTGCTCACCCAGCCACAGTAAGTCACCAGCATACACTCCTCAAAACATAGACAGTGAGAGCGAGTCTGGCTCCTCTATAGCAGAGAAATCCTATCAGAACAGTCCCAGCTCTGATGATGGCATTAGGCCACTACCGGAATATAGTTCAGAAAAACATAAGAAGCacaaaaaagagaagaagaaagtgAAAGACAAAGACCGTGACAGAGATAGGGATCGTGACAAAGACAGAGACAAGAAGAAGTCTCATAGCATTAAACCAGAAAGTTGGTCTAAATCACCTATTTCTTCTGACCAGACTCTGTCCATGACAAGCAGTGCTATCCTATCAGCTGACAGGCCATCCCGGCCAAGCCCTGATTTTTTGATTGGGGAGGAAGACGATGACCTCATGGATGTTGCTCTGAttggcaattaattttttttaaataattttagaaGATCTCTAGAACCTCCCAGTGGGTTCTAGAGATAGCAAGCAAAGAATCGTTCATTTCAGAATACCACACTTACCTTGAGGGACGTGGTTTAAAAGGAAAACAGTATTCCTGAGGATCTCAAAAACCTGCACAGAATACCTGCGAGAGCCGATCTTTCTgactgggaatggcaaaccagTCTTCTGACTGTGGCCCCAAGTCTGCAGCCCATTTACACACATGCTGAATTTTACACGTATTAATAGTCCTATAAAGTCAACAGGCGTAGAGTTAAGCATGTGGGTAAGTGTTTGGAGGAACAGACCCTAAATTGGTGCAGAAACATAAGTTATTGTTGAAGAATtagatttttccccctccctctccttttcaTGATAAGTTTTTAGTAAGTTTTGAGCTAATAACTTTAGGGCATATTTTAATGTTTGGGGCTTgtggttttctctttttttgaagGGTGTCTGGAGAAAAGAGAAATGCTTTGCAGGTTTCTTTTATGGAGTTTCTTCATCATTTAGTGTCTGATTCTTAGAGGTGCTGAGGACCTTCatcttccattgacatcagcagCTCTGCAAAATCAGGCACTGTGTTTTGATGGACATCAGCGTTTTATTCCAGGTCAAAGTGATGAAGGATATTTATGTCGATGTTTGATTGACCTTGCGTTTTAGCTATTTATTTATGTCCCTATTTGAATGCCtcatgctgtttgtttttcatGCAGTCTTTATATTTTAATTGTGTGATGCAGGGTCTGAAGGGACTCTGGGAGAGTGGGAGCTTGGTTAGCTGTGGGTTAGGAAAGCCTGGAAAATGTGCAGCCACTGTAGCTTTGGTGAAGTTGGTAAAATCACAGCATGCTTTGCCCTGATCTGAGCGCTGTTTGCTAGGTTTAAAGGAAACGAAATTCTCCAGAATCCCAGTGCTGTGTATATATGAAAATTCACAACCTTTATAGAGAtacatttagggcccaatcctgcaaatacttaaaaatatgtttaactttattcattgtaaaaaaaatcccatttgaagtcaatgcagctattGCTACTCGTGTGCGCAAATGTTTTGTGGAATCAGGCCGTATGTTTTTAATCTTTCTGTTGCAAAAGTGCCTAgggcatttttaatttttgtgtgtgtgcagcacaTTTTCCCACAGCAGCACTGCTGGTAACCCACACAAGCATtccccatgccctccccccccccccccccccccccccacttgagAGGTTGTTAGCTTACCAGTAGGTGTGAATCATTCCTGTGCCGATGTTAGTACTTGTGTTGATGAAAAACATGCTGAAATGTCTTGGCTTTGTAAAACCTGATTGGCTGCAATAGAAACAATAATTTCCCCGAACGGTGGATTTCCTTCTTTCACCAGGACTTTAAAGGCAGATGCAGGCAAGACCTGCTAGTCTCCGTCCTTGAGAGGATAGGAGTGAGAAGTCTATTTTGTAAATGAAAGCAGTTAGGATTGTTTTGATAGAGGAGGAGACATGGAAGAGCCTTCAGACAAGGGAACACAGTGTATCTAAAGAGCACTGTGAACCCATCTCCTTTTCGGTCCTACAGGGAAATGCATTgagtgaaatccttgccccacTGAGTTTCgcactgacttcagaggggccaggatttcacctgtggGCTTGAGAATACGCTTTATTTTGGGTTTGCAGTTTGAAAAGACATCAAGGTTTAGGTTTCCTTTAAACTGTGGACATTTCCTGTCTTGCATacagtccagccccctgatcattttcaggCCACACAGCTTCTCTTTTCTGGCTCATGTAAAGCTCCTAAAAAACTGGAATGCTTGTATCTTTTCAGTGGGTTGGCTTCTAGGCAGCTAGCTGTAGACTTTCCATTCTTCCTGTCTTCAGCTCTATTTGGGGCTGTAGACTGAAATTGCTATTGTCACATAGAAAGCAGGtgtgaatttctctctctcacacaataGCTCTCCCTTATATTTTCCAACCTTCATCCCTTGCTCCTAGTGGTCTGCATTCCATGGCTTCCCTCTCACCAATACTCCCAGCTTCATGTGCTGAGATGATAGACAATAGTAAATAAAGTCTAAACCTGCAGCAAATGACATTTGATGCAGCATCAGAATCGTATGACTGTGTGGTGTCTGTGAAGAGGATGTAAGAAATACACCACCAGATGACTTTATCTTGAGACCCTGCTAGAGTGGCTACATCTTGGAAATAATACTTGTTCAGATGGCAACAGGTTGTTATCTGTTTTAGTTCTGTCCGTCTCATTTAAgttgctttatttaaaataacCCTTTAAACTTCTTTGGATTGTGTAAAGGCTTAGCTGAAGCTAACAGCACTGTTACAAAAGCAAAGCAAGGTTTGGGTGTTCAAGGAATAATTTCCTCAATTAATAAAACGGACTGGTGTTTTAACAATATAAAAGATGCAgtgaaaggctttttaaaaaattgttcagCTTTGCAAATTATTAAgatttaaattataaatatattttaaatgaaacagcTGAATGTGTTTCCTTCACTACTTACCTAAGACTCAAGTTCAGGGTTCTAAATTTCTCCTGCAAGAGGTGGGCATCATCGCTAACACCTAAAGAAATACAGGGAACAAAGTTGCATCCTCTTTAAGCATCTGTGACTTTGAGTGCTGCAAGAGAAACTTAATCCTGAACTGTAGTCATAGCAGGTAAATAGCTTTTCAATCCACTTATAATGCACTGTAACCCTTTCCCCTTTATACACTTATTTGTTTTACACTAAGTAAGGGAGAAAGACAGCCATTAAAAGTCAGGCAATAGTTGCATGATGCTTCTGTTGCACTGATCAGAGATGAGGTACACTTGTCAATATTACACAAACATTTTACATGTAAATGTTTGATCTCttacaaatgttttatttttaaaatatttttgttattcTCTATGATATTTTACATCTTTCAGTATTGGAAAGATAAAAGTGTAAACAAacttaaaaatttttaaaaaggcaaatctTTTAATCTCAGGTTAAGAAATGGATGTTGAGATTAAAAGAAAATGGTTCTTTCCTAAATGGTCATTATGTAAATAAGTGTCTTCAAATCTGCTTTTTGTGGGCAACCGTGTAAATACTTCCTGctaatttttcattctttttcaaTGTAGAGTGTACTTTCAACTTTTTTGgaaatactgcaaaaaaaaaaaagaaaaaacatgtttATTTACATGCAAATACATTTCTTTGGTAAGAATATTGTCTCGTCTTTATTTAAAAGCATTCTGCTATCCAAGAACTGTCTTAACTTCAAGGTATGTAAAGTCAACACTCTTACAAAAGATCATTTTAGAAATCAAAGATTGCTATCACCTGTCAGTGAAACATTGGTTCTGACAGTACGGGACACATTCTGTCCACTGCTCTGGTGGCATACAGGAGGCAGAACTTGTGCTGCAAGAGGCTGGGGGAGAATTCCCCTGGCACAGGTACACCATAAAGCCGCCACCTTTGTATGCCTTGGTGCAGGGTCCATGCTAAGACCATCTCCATAGTGCATGGCCCAATGTAGATTTTGAGCTGTGACACAGCCCAATGGCAGCCTAATTTATcctgtgggctgcagcaggctagAATCCCAAGGGTGCAACCATCTTTGCCCCCCCTTGTCCACAGGCTGTGCCTTCTGTGCTGCGTATCTTGGGGGTCAGAGCACTGAATCTCAACCTGTCGTTTTTTTTAGTGCTTTGTTTTAGAATTACAGCTTTAATCTGATTTAATGGTAAAGAGGAACAATAAAATGGGGAGGAAAATTTGTATTCCCTAATGATTTATGCCTTTCATGGCTAATCCTCTTAAATGAGAACTGGTGACCTAATAATATATTCAGTTTACAAGGTCTGTGTCATTTAGTTCTGTTAGTCCCCACAATATACTGGGCACCGTACATGCATATACACAGTCCTTGTTCAGAATTGCTAAAATCACTGGACAGGGCCAGGAATTCTtgtaactgagggcaggtcttcactacggggggggggtcgatttaagatacgcaaattcagctacgcgaatagcgtagctgaattcgacctatcggagctgacttaccccgctgtgaggatggcggcaaaatcgacctccgcggctccccgtcaacagcgcttactcccacctccgctggtggagtaggagcgtcgattcagggatcgattgtcgcgtcccgatgagacgcgataattcgatccccgagagatcgatttctacctgccgattcaggcgggtagtgtagacctagcctaatgtGACATTAGTGAAGAGAGAACTAGTGTTAGCTAGCAACTAGCTTAGTTCtagcaaaatgttttgtggagACATGCTTCCGCACCGGAAGCTAATCTATTGGATTAATGTGTTCTGTTACGCTCCAATGTAGTCTAATGGTCACCAAGTTTCAGTGGCTTGTCAAGTTGAGATGTTTGCCATGTGCTTATGGATAAGACAACAGAGCAGTAGTTCTGTATTCATATTGGTCCTTTAAAATCCCTTAATTATAGCTTGTTAGCTGTTGATGGGCTTCAGCTGTCTTCCATTGAGTTGTCTCCTGTAAACCACTGTGGAGCTTAGATGGCTCCACACCCTAGTACAATTTCAAGCCTGTGATTTGTTGCTGCCTAAAATCCACCACAGGTTAAAATGTGCACAGTTGAAGAGGATACAGAGGGTACTCGCTGGCCCAACTGAGGTCTGATGGGAGGAGAAAAATGGTGTTAAGCAGAAGCACaagcctgggagtcaggggatCAGGGTCCTAATTCCAGCTATACTACAGCTGACCCATGTGATCTTGAGCAAGGTCCTgttcctctttgtgcctcagtttctcctatctGTAAATGATGTGGACCTCTCTCTCAATGCTATTGGAGAAGTTAAGTGATGTTTCTTAGGTCCCTTGACATCCTCTGAAGGAGGGCACTGTAGAAGTACAGTGTATATTAAACTGGTATTTGCCCACAGGGTGTAGTAAAAAAAGGCTCCACGAGCCCTAATTTGCCACCAGGGACCTGATCTAGAGTCAAGCGAGTGCTTTTTCCTTTTGCTTCGACTCTGGAGTTTTATAGTAGATTCTAGGTGCTGCTCCTCTTGCATCTGTTTTCTGCAGCTGAGGGAACTGTCATTCCCTAACCCAGAGAGTCCTCCTTTGACGGATTTTGGGTCGGAAttcttcagcacctctgggaTGCTGGTTCAGCTGCGTCCATCCCGCCCACCTTCTCCAGAGCCGCCACCCCTCTTCCCCTACGTCGCTCTTGGGACTCGCTCTATTTAAATCCCCCCACCACGCTTGATTTTCCCGCCATCGTTACGTCATTCCAAAACCGCGCCCAGCGGGGAGGTGATTGGACGCGGTCGGGGAAGGGCTGTTCTTACAGGAAATGGAGAGGGCCGGGGAAGCGGAGAGCAGCTCTCCCAGCGCATTACGATGCGAAGCGTTGCCCCGGGAGGCGGCCGAATAAGATGCATGAGGGCGTGACACTGCAAATCAGGGGACCAGAGAGTGGGAAGGGCTCTGCTACCTCCCCGGCCAGGAGAGGGCTGCAGTCGCCCCGAAGGCCACACACACGCTTGGGGATGATGCAGTTTCCTCTGGCACCACTGGGGGGAGCGCTTCAGGGCAGCACAATCAGCCCCAGCTCGGGGTAAACAGCCCCTGCCCGAGGGGCAGCcccctgggtgcaggaggggcgcAGTTCCTCTCAGGATTAGGTCAAGGGGGTaaagctccggggggggggggtgttgcaatCTCCTGCAGGGCAGGTTTGGGGCGTGTGATCTCCTTGGGTAGAGGAGGGGTGATGGCTGAAGTTTTCCTGGGGGGTAGATGCAGCCCTCTggccggggtggggggcgttGGGCTCCTGGAGGAGCGGAGGCGAGCTCCCCCGTGCAGGTCccgtgtgggtgtgggtgtgtgtgggtgggtgtgtgtaaGGGGTGCTGCTGTGTGCCCTGTATTGAACGGGGGAGGGTGCAGCCTCGGCTTGGGGATTAGACGGCCCTGGCAAGGGGTGCAGtctctctgggttgggggggggatgcAGGAGCTTGGGAAGGGGTGCAGTCTCCCCTATGGTGGGGGGGGATGCAGGAGCTTGGGAAGGGGTGCAGTCTCCCCTATGGTGGGGGGATGTGGGAGCTTGGGAAGGGGTGCAGTCTCCCCTATGGTGGGGGGATGTGGGAGCTTGGGAAGGGGTGCAgtctctctggggtgggggggtgatgcAGGTACTTGGGAAGGGGTGCAGTCTCCCCTATGGTGGGGGGGGTGTAGGAGCTTGGGAAGGGGTGCAGTCTCTCTATGGTGGGGGG includes:
- the MED1 gene encoding mediator of RNA polymerase II transcription subunit 1 isoform X3, which codes for MNSGGHQHLVSCLETLQKALKVSSLPAMTDRLESIARQNGLGSHLSANGTECYITSDMFYVEVQLDPTGLLCDVKVAHHGENPVSCPELVQQLREKNFDEFSKHLKGLVNLYKLPGDNKLKTKMYLALQSLELDLSKMAVMYWQATNASLLDKILHGSVGYLTPRSGGHLMNLKYYVSPYDLFEEGTGAPIILHENNVPRSLGMNASITIEGTLAMYKLPIAPLIMGSHPVDNKGTPSFSSVTSANSVDLPACFFLKFPRPIPVSRAFIQKLQSCTGIPLFDTPPTFVPLYELITQFELSKETDSVPLNHNMRFYAALPGQQHCYFLNKDAPLPDGRSLQGTLISKITFQHPGRVPLILNLIRHQVAYNTLIGSCVKRTVLKEDSPGILQFEVCPLSDSCFSVSFQHPVNDSLVCVVMDVQDSTHVNCKLYKGLSDALICTDDFIAKVVQRCMSIPVTMRAIRRKAETIQADTPALSLIAETVEDMVKKNLPPASSPGYGMTTGNNPMSGTTTPTNTFPGGPITTLFNMSMSMKERHDSVGHGEDFSKVSQNPILTSLLQITGNVGSTIGSSPTPPHHTPPPVSSPASNTKNHPMLMNLLKDNPPQDFSTLYGSSPLERQNSSSGSPRMEMGPGGNKQKKKKSRTPADKPKHQTEDDFQRELFSMDVDSQNPIFDVNMTADTLDTPHITPAPSQCSTPPTTYPQPIPHSQPSIQRMVRLSSSDSIGADVTDILSDIAEEAAKLPSANEDCPPIGTPVRDSSSSGHSQSALFDPDVFQTNSENPYTDPADLIADATVSPNSDSSNHFFPDGVDFNPDLLNSQSQSGFGEEYFDESSQSGDADDFKGFASQALSSLGVQVLGGDGGENKFKGSSQADLVDFSIIAAASKTLGSSDIMEHHSGSQSPLLSTGDLGKEKSQKRVKEGNGSGSSLSGPGLDGKPGKRSRTPSSDGKSKEKLPKRKKADIEGKSPSHSSSNRPFTPPASSGGSKSPGSSGRSQTPPGVATPPIPKITIQIPKGTVTVGKPSHGQYTSSGSVSSSSKSHHSHSSSSSSSSSASGKVKSSKSEGSSGSKMSSSLYLSQGGSGSGQSKSSAQSVGKPGSSPITKHGLSSSSGGTKMKPQGKPSSLMNPSMSKPNISPSHSRPSGGSDKLASPMKPVPGTPPSSKAKSPISSGSGGSHMSGTGSGSNMKSSSGMGSSGSMSQKPPPSSNSSAASSSSFSSGGSSMSSSQNQHGSSKGKSPSRNKKPSLIAVIDKLKHGVVTSGPGGEDPMDGQMGPSSNSSSHSLSSKHNMSGGEFQGKREKSDKDKSKVSVSGGSVDSSKKTSDSKNIGSTGVAKIIISKHDGGSPSIKAKVTLQKPGEGGGDSLRPQMASSKSYGSPLISGSTPKHERCSPSHSKSPAYTPQNIDSESESGSSIAEKSYQNSPSSDDGIRPLPEYSSEKHKKHKKEKKKVKDKDRDRDRDRDKDRDKKKSHSIKPESWSKSPISSDQTLSMTSSAILSADRPSRPSPDFLIGEEDDDLMDVALIGN
- the MED1 gene encoding mediator of RNA polymerase II transcription subunit 1 isoform X1, producing the protein MVRGDEGVLARAAAASGEQPEDNASSVGCFILGCMGSWSTERTGTKARLIQHDPIWPVRGYRSYCAKLHETEKLNKMSSLLERLHAKFNQNRPWTETVKLVRQVMEKRVAMNSGGHQHLVSCLETLQKALKVSSLPAMTDRLESIARQNGLGSHLSANGTECYITSDMFYVEVQLDPTGLLCDVKVAHHGENPVSCPELVQQLREKNFDEFSKHLKGLVNLYKLPGDNKLKTKMYLALQSLELDLSKMAVMYWQATNASLLDKILHGSVGYLTPRSGGHLMNLKYYVSPYDLFEEGTGAPIILHENNVPRSLGMNASITIEGTLAMYKLPIAPLIMGSHPVDNKGTPSFSSVTSANSVDLPACFFLKFPRPIPVSRAFIQKLQSCTGIPLFDTPPTFVPLYELITQFELSKETDSVPLNHNMRFYAALPGQQHCYFLNKDAPLPDGRSLQGTLISKITFQHPGRVPLILNLIRHQVAYNTLIGSCVKRTVLKEDSPGILQFEVCPLSDSCFSVSFQHPVNDSLVCVVMDVQDSTHVNCKLYKGLSDALICTDDFIAKVVQRCMSIPVTMRAIRRKAETIQADTPALSLIAETVEDMVKKNLPPASSPGYGMTTGNNPMSGTTTPTNTFPGGPITTLFNMSMSMKERHDSVGHGEDFSKVSQNPILTSLLQITGNVGSTIGSSPTPPHHTPPPVSSPASNTKNHPMLMNLLKDNPPQDFSTLYGSSPLERQNSSSGSPRMEMGPGGNKQKKKKSRTPADKPKHQTEDDFQRELFSMDVDSQNPIFDVNMTADTLDTPHITPAPSQCSTPPTTYPQPIPHSQPSIQRMVRLSSSDSIGADVTDILSDIAEEAAKLPSANEDCPPIGTPVRDSSSSGHSQSALFDPDVFQTNSENPYTDPADLIADATVSPNSDSSNHFFPDGVDFNPDLLNSQSQSGFGEEYFDESSQSGDADDFKGFASQALSSLGVQVLGGDGGENKFKGSSQADLVDFSIIAAASKTLGSSDIMEHHSGSQSPLLSTGDLGKEKSQKRVKEGNGSGSSLSGPGLDGKPGKRSRTPSSDGKSKEKLPKRKKADIEGKSPSHSSSNRPFTPPASSGGSKSPGSSGRSQTPPGVATPPIPKITIQIPKGTVTVGKPSHGQYTSSGSVSSSSKSHHSHSSSSSSSSSASGKVKSSKSEGSSGSKMSSSLYLSQGGSGSGQSKSSAQSVGKPGSSPITKHGLSSSSGGTKMKPQGKPSSLMNPSMSKPNISPSHSRPSGGSDKLASPMKPVPGTPPSSKAKSPISSGSGGSHMSGTGSGSNMKSSSGMGSSGSMSQKPPPSSNSSAASSSSFSSGGSSMSSSQNQHGSSKGKSPSRNKKPSLIAVIDKLKHGVVTSGPGGEDPMDGQMGPSSNSSSHSLSSKHNMSGGEFQGKREKSDKDKSKVSVSGGSVDSSKKTSDSKNIGSTGVAKIIISKHDGGSPSIKAKVTLQKPGEGGGDSLRPQMASSKSYGSPLISGSTPKHERCSPSHSKSPAYTPQNIDSESESGSSIAEKSYQNSPSSDDGIRPLPEYSSEKHKKHKKEKKKVKDKDRDRDRDRDKDRDKKKSHSIKPESWSKSPISSDQTLSMTSSAILSADRPSRPSPDFLIGEEDDDLMDVALIGN